The Kribbella sp. NBC_00662 nucleotide sequence GCCGTACACGGCCATCTCGGCCCGGACGGCCAAGGCTTCCTCGGTGCCAACGCTCATGTGGACCGCCTCAGAACATGTAGGTCGAGTTGATGATGGCGCCCTTGCGGGCGTAGTGGATCAGCGCGTCCTGCACGTCCAGCGGGTGGGTCGGGATGACGCCCTCGATCAGGTCCTCCTCGCGGGCGCCGTGCAGTGACAGGCCGAACCGGCAGCAGTACACCTTGCCGCCCTCGGCGATGAATGTCTTCAGCGACTCGTTGATGTTGTGCTCGCCGGGGAAGGCCGAGTTGCCGGTGGTCGGGAATCCGCGGGTGGCCAGGCAGTTCAGCGATCCCGGACCGTAGAAGTAGATCGCGGACTCGAACCCCTTCCGCTGTGCCCGGGTCGCCTGCAGGATCGCGACGAAGCTCACCGAGGACTCGTGCGCGATGCCGTGCACGAGCGTGAAGTAGGTCTCGCCGTCCTCGGCCTGGTAGTCCGGGAACACCTTGGTGCCGCCGTAGATGCTGGAGCCCTGCGGCAGCGACGGGTGCGGGATCTCCTCCAGGCTCTTGGTCTCGAGCTCGGTCAGTTCGGCGGTTTCGGGCATGTCGTTGCTCCTTGATCAGTCGTACAGGTGGGAGAAGGTGCGGTGGAACACGTGGCCGGCGAGTTCGCCGTCGCCCATCGCGGCGCGCATCCGGGCGAGCTCGCCGGCGTGGTCGCCCCAGGGCTGGTCGCTGGCGAACAGCACCCGGTCGTGGCCGATGCCGCGGCGCTCGATCTCGGCGGCCAGCCAGCCCGGGGCGAAGCCGATCGCCCAGGACAGATCGGTGTAGACCTGCTTGCCCGTTTCGATCCAGTCGAAGAACCGGGAGCCGATCAGCTTGATGTGACCGCTCATCCCGCCGCCGAAGTGGACCAGATGCAGCGGCACGTCGTCGGCGTACGTCTCGACCAGGTGACCGATGTGGTCGATGTCGGACGCGGCGCCGGGCGAGGTGTGTACGTGGACGACGAGCCCATGCGTTCGAGCGGTCGCGAAGATCTCGTCCAGCTGCGGCCGGACGGCGTCGTCGGTCGGATGCCCGCCGAGCAGGAAGCTGAGCTTGAGCACCCGGACGCCGGGTTCCGCGGCGAGTGTGAGCGCCTTCGCGGTGAGCTCCGCGTCCTGCGGCCGGGGTGAGACCCACAGACCGGCCCTGATCCGGTCGTCCCGCGCAGCCGCCTCGACCACGAGCTCGTTGAACCCGAACGAGACAGCGACGTCCGGTACGCCGTAGTTGGGGATCACCAACGCCCGGTCCGTCCGCTCAGCGTCGAGGTCGGCGATCAGCTCGTCGATCGTCGCACGAGCGTTGACGTCGGGGTTGACCGGAGGCCCGCCGTAGAAGGGATAGGCCGGGAGTACGCCGAGATGGCGGTGGGCGTCGCAGACGTACATCTCAGGCCACCGTCCGATGCAGACCGGCGATCCAGTGCACGCCGGCCCGCTGCTCGACGATCCGTTCGGCGACGTACTGCGCGTCGTCCGCGACCCCGCCGAAGCGGCCCGAACCCCAGGTGTGCTGCCAGGGCAGACCGATGAAGTACAGGCCGGGGACGTTGGTCACGCCACGCCGGTGGGTCGGATAGCCCTGGCCGTCGAAGACCGGCACGCGGATCCACGAGTCGTCCCGCCGGAATCCGGTGCTCCAGACGACCGCCCCGATCCCTTGCAGGGAAAGCGTTTCTGGCACCGCGGTCGGTTGCCATACCGGCTTGTACCGCGCCTCCTCGGGTGCGTCGATCCGCTCGGCCGCGACGTACGCGTCGATCGAGTCCTTGATGCCTTCGGACACCGCGTCGGCGTGATCGAGGTTCTGCTTCAGGTCGTCCGCGAACCGCAGCGTGTCGCGGTCCGCGTCGATCAGGCGGCCGTAGAGCCGCATCCCTTCCAGGGCGAACTTCCGCAGGTCGATGTCCCGGCCGCCGTCGCGACCGGTGACGTAATGGTTCGCCCGCAGCCGGACCGCGTCCGCGTCGTCGAATTCCTCGATCCCCTTGCGGTAGTAGCCCATCCGGTCCAGCCAGGTGACCACGTCGAGCCCGCGGTAGAACCGCGCCACCCGCGGCGCGCTGCCGGTCGCCAGATGGACGGTCCGCCCGGCCAGGTGCAGGTCCTCGGCGATCTGGCAGCCGGACTGTCCGGTGCCGACCACGACGACATCACCGTCGGGAAGTTGCTCAGGACGCTTGTACTGCGAGGAATGCAGCTGCTCGACCGAGAGCCGCTCGGCCAGCCGAGGGATCCTCGGCGACTGGTACGGACCGGTTGCGACCACCACCTGCCCGGCCGTGATCGTCCCGGCCGTGGTGACGATGCGGAACCCGGCATCGAGCCGGATCGCGCGGACACCCTCGACGATCGGCACATCGAACGCCTGGCGGTAGTTCTCCAGGTAGTCCACGATCTCGTCACGGACCATGAAGCCGTCCGGGTCAGCGCCGTCGTACGGGAAGCCCGGTAGCCGGCATTGCCAGTTCGGGGTGACCAGGCAGAACGAGTCCCAGCGGCGGTTGCGCCACTCACTGCCGACGCGATCCGCCTCCAGAACAAGGTGATCCACGCCGTGCCGGCGCAACTGCCAACTGGTCGCGAGGCCTGCCTGGCCGCCGCCGATCACGACGACGGGGTGGTGCGCACCGTCGGTGAGTTGCATGCCGGCTCCCGGGGTCTCGGTCCGTCCTGGATGACTTCCAGTGAAGGACCGGCCGATTGCCCCACTGTTGCCCCCGGAACAAACTCAGGTTTCCAAATCGACGCCCGGTGTTTCGGGTGGGTAACCGCGTCAGGGGAGTTTGTGGACCTCGGTGTCGGCCGGACCGACCAGGCGACCGTCGGCCGCATGGACCTCCAGGACCTTCAACGGCTGTTGGTCACGACGGTCGAGAAGTTGTGAGTGCGGCTCGTCGGGGGCGAACGCGAACGTCTCACCCCACTGGCGGAGCGCGACGATCACCGGGAAGAGCGCCTCGCCCTTGGCGGTCAGCTCGTATCCGGTCGGCGCCTGCTCGAGGATTCCGTTGTCCACCAGCGCGCGAAGGCGGGCACTGAGGATGTTCTTCGCGACGCCCAGACTGCGCTGGAACTCGCCGAACCGCCGGCTGCCGTCGAACGCGTCCCGCACGATCAGCAGCGACCACCAGTCGCCGACCGCGTCCACCGACCGCGCGACCGGGCAACTTTCCTCGTCGAACCGGGTCCGCTTGACCATCACTCACCTCCTGGTTGCAACATGCTACCAATTTCTCCTACGGTAGCAACATGCAACCAAGTCAGCGCGTGTTCCTCGCGGTCGCGGCCGGGGTCGCGGTCTCGACCGTCTACGCCGCGCAGCCGCTACTGGTCACGATCGGCGCTGATCTCGAGATCGCGCCGGGCAGCGTCGGGCTGTTCGTCACCGTCACCCAACTCGGGTACGCCGCCGGCCTGTTCTTCCTGGTCCCGTTGGGGGATCTGCTCGACCGCCGACGCCTGATCCGCTGGCAGTTCTTGCTGCTGGCAATCGCGCTCCTGCTGACCGGGATCGCCCGGAACGCCACGATGCTGCTGGCCGGCCTGGCCGCGGTCGGCGCGCTCGCCGTCGTGACCCAGTCCCTCGTCGCGTACGGCGCCTCGCTGAGCGCACCGGCCGAGCGTGGCCGTGCCGTCGGCACGATCACTACCGGCATCGTCATCGGCATCCTGCTGAGCCGGACCGTGTCCGGCATCCTCACCGACCTCGTGGGGTGGCGAGCCGTCTACCTGGTCACGTGCGCGGCCTGCCTTGCAATCGGAAATTGCTTGCCCCACTCGGCTCCGCAGCCCAGGTCCAGCCTGACCTACGGCGCGCTCCTCCGCTCCACGATCGGGCTCTGGGGCGAGCCGTCGTTCCGCGAGAGCGCCGTACGTGCGTTCTTCATCTTCGGTGCGTTCAGCACGCTGTGGAGCTCGATCGCGCTGCCGTTGACTTCGGATTCGTTGTCGCACACCGAGATCGGCGCCTTCGGGCTGATCGGCGCGGCCGGTGCACTGGCAGCCGGTCCGGCCGGCCGATTGGCGGACCGGGGCCATGGGCAACTGGTCACGCTGATCGCTTCGGGACTGCTGGCAACGAGTTGGCTGGCGACGGCGCATGGCTTGGTGGGACTGGCGATCGGTGCGGTCCTGCTCGATCTCGCCGTGCAGGCCATTCACGTCACCAACCAGAGCAGCATTTATCGGCCGGAGCTCGGCAGCCGGCTGATCGGTGGCTACATGGTGTTCTACTCGCTGGGCAGCGGGCTGGGCGCGATCGCGTCGACCGCGCTCTACGAACGGGCCGGCTGGAACGCCGTCTGTCTGCTCGGCGCGGCCTTCGGCGTCGGCAGTGTGGTCACGTCAATCCGAGGAGCTCGACGGAGCGCTCGCGCATCTCGACCTTGCGTATCTTGCCCGTGACGGTCATCGGGAAGTCGTCGACCAGCAGCACGTACTTCGGGATCTTGAAGTGCGCGAGCTTGCCGGTGGCAAACGCCTTGATCGCTTCGGCGTCGAGCGGATCGGCGCCGGGCTTGAGCTTGATCCAGGCGCACAGCTCCTCGCCGTACCGCTCGTCCGGTACGCCGATCACCTGCACGTCGGCGATCGACGGGTGGGTGTAGAGGAACTCCTCGATCTCGCGGGGATAGACGTTCTCGCCGCCGCGGATGACCATGTCCTTGATCCGGCCGACGATGTTCACGTACCCGTCCTCGCGCATCGTCGCGAGATCGCCGGTGTGCATCCACCGGGCCTGGTCGATCGCTTCCGCGGTCTTCTCCGGCTCGTCCCAGTAGCCGAGCATCACGGAGTACCCGCGGGTGCACAGCTCACCTGGTTCGTTGCGCGGTACGACGAGACCCGTGGCCGGGTCGACGAGCTTCACCTCGACATGGGGCATGACGCGGCCGACGGTCGACGTACGGCGATCCAGATCGTCGTCGCGCCTGGTCTGCGTGGACACCGGCGACGTCTCGGTCATGCCGTAGCAGATCGCGACCTCGGCCATGTGCATGTCCGCGACACACCGCTTCATCACCTCGACGGGACAGGGCGATCCGGCCATCACGCCCGTCCGCAGGCTGGTCAGGTCGTACTCCGCGAAGTCCGGCAGACCGAGCTCCGCGATGAACATCGTCGGTACGCCGTACAGCCCCGTGCACCGCTCGTCCTGCACGGCTTTCAGCGTCGCGGCCGGATCGAACGCCGGGCCGGGGATCACCATGCAGGCGCCGTGAGTGGTGCAGCCCAGATTGCCCATCACCATGCCGAAGCAGTGATAGAAGGGCACCGGGATGCACAGCCGGTCGTCGGCGGTGAACGCGATCGTCTCGGTGACGAAGAAGCCGTTGTTGAGGATGTTGTGGTGGCTGAGCGTCGCGCCCTTCGGGAATCCCGTGGTCCCACTGGTGTACTGGATGTTGATCGGGTCGTCGAACGACAGCTCGGCCTCGCGCTGGTTGAGCTGGTCGACGGTGACCCGGCCGGCGTCGTCGCGGAGTGCATCCCAGTCGCCGGTGCCGAGGTAGACCGTTTCCTCGAGCGCGGGACACTTCGGCCGGACCTCGTCGACCATCTCGCGGTAGTTGCTGGTCTTGAACTCGGTCGCGGAGACAAGCATCCGGACGCCGGACTGGTTCAGCGCATAGGCCAGTTCGTGGGTCCGGTACGCCGGGTTGATGTTCACCAGGATCGCGCCCATCAACGCGGTCGCGTACTGCGTGATCGTCCACTCCGCCTGGTTCGGCGCCCAGATGCCGACCCGGTCGCCCTTCGCGATCCCCCGCGCCATCAGGCCACGCGCGACGAGTTCGACCTCCGCGCCGAACTCGTCGTACGTCCAGCGCCTTCCGGACTGGACCTCCACCAGCGCCTCGCGATCGCCGTACTCACTGATCGTCCGTCTCAGGTTGGCGCCGATCGTTTCACCCAGCAACGGGACCTCGGACACCCCGGACGCGTACGACGGAAGGCTCATCTGTCAATCGTCACCTCGCCCAGATGCCTCTGCAAGTGCACGTGCGGCAGGAAACAGGGGGTGGACGGCAAGCAATGTCCTCACCAACTCTGCGTCACAACGGTAGCGCTACGTGGTTGGACCGTTACATTAGTTGTGAGAGGTGTGAGGCGATGGACCGATCGATGGAAGGTCACGCCCGCAGCGACCGTCCGCCCGGACGTACCGCCGAGGCGGCGCAACGTACCGCTGCGGTACAGGAACGCGTCCAGGCCCTGGGCGGCATCCTGGCCGACGCGCTGGCTGTCGATGTCAACGGCACCGATCTGCAGACCCTCAAACGGGCTCCCCGGCGGGCTCCACCGACCGTGTCGCCGGCCGATCTCGAAACGCATCCCGGACCTGTCTGGGATGCGTTCGTGCCCCACCCCCCGATTCGCTGGTGGGGCGCCAAGCGGCGGTTCGCGCGGCGGCTCGCCGACGCCGAGGACCGATTCGCCGAGGCGATCGAGCGGCACCGGGCCGCCGAGGAGACCCGGCGCGAGCGGGTCGCCAAGGCGCTGCGGGAGCAGGTCGAGCACCAGCGCCGGCTCGACGAGGCGACCGCGGAACAGCATGCGCGGATCGACGCGTACGAGCGCGCGGTGGAGAACCGCGGCCGGGCGGCAGTGACGCGGTACTTCACCAAGGCGCTGGACCGGGTGCCGGAACCGCTGGACTTCCCCCGCCGGCGCAAGGTCGGGTACGTGCCCGAGTCGACACTGCTCGCGGTCGAGTGGGATCTCCCCGACGTCAGCGTGGTGCCGGCCGAGGCGTCGTACCGCTATGACCGCTCTCTCGACACGGTGCTCGCAGTACGTCGCGATCCTGTCGAATTGCGGCGGCTGTATCAGCAGCTGGTGGCCCAGTTGGCGTTGCGGGCCTTGCACCTGATCTTCGGCAGCGACCGGTACGGCGTGGTCGACACGGTCGTGTTCAACGGGATGGTGGAGTCGGTGGACCTCACCACCGGGCAGACCGTTCGGCCGTGCCTGATCACCTTGCGGGCAACGCGGGAGCAGTTCCAGGCGCTGGTGTTGGACCAGCTCGATCCGGTGGCCTGCGTACGTCACTACTTCGCCGCGGAGGTGTCACGGCATCCGGAAGAGCTGCAGCCGGTCGAGCCGGTGCTGGAGTTCGACCTGGCCGATCCACGCACCATCGAAGCGGTGGACGTGATCAGCGAGATCGACGCCCGCCCGAACCTGCTGGACCTGAGCCCCGAGTCCTTCGAGCACCTGGTGCACAACCTGCTCACCCGCATGGGCCTCGAGACCCGCCTGTTCCGCCGCGGCACGGACGGCGGCATCGACTGCGTCGCGTACGACCCCAGGCCGATCACCGGCGGCAAGTTCGTCGTACAGGCCAAGCTCTGGACCCGCACCGTCCCGCCGTCCGCCGTCCGCGACCTCTTCGGCACCGTGGTAGATGCCGGCGCCACCAAAGGCATCCTCATCACCACCTCCGGCTTCGGCCCCACCAGCTACCAGTTCGCCAACGGCAAACCCCTCCAACTGATAGACGGCACCGCCCTCCTCTCCCTCTGCCACCTCCACAACATCCCGGCCCGAATAATCCCCAGAGCGAGCTGACCGCCTGTCAGACTGGCCGTCATGGACACAGGGGTGAGTGTTGTCGGGTCAGGGCAGGTCAGCGGGACGCCGGATGTGCTGCGGGCGACGTTCGGGGTGGAGGCGTTCGCACCGGACGTGGCGAGTGCGGTGGCGCGGGTCGGCGAGCTCACGGAGGCCGTGACCGCGGCGCTGCGTGGACGAGGAGTCCTGGAGTCACAGCTCGGCACGAGCGCCGTCAACGTGTTCCAGCACTACCGGGAGCCCGGTACGGACGTGGGGTTCCAGGCGTCACACATGATCCACGTCGAGACCAAGGACCTCACCGGGTTCGGCGCGCTGCTGAATGCGGCGGTCGATGCTGCAGGCAACAGCCTGACCCTGAACGGGCTGCAGTTCGACATCGAGGACAAGTCCGAGCTGCTCGTCCAGGCGCGGGAACTCGCTTTCCAGCAGGCGCGCACGAAGGCCGGGCACCTCGCCGCACTGGCCGGGTTCTCACTCGGATCGGTCACCGGTATCGCGGAGACCCAGAACGCATTCCCGATCCGCCGGGCCTACAACGCCGGCAAGGCCGCCGACCTCGGCGGGGCCATCAACGTCATACCAGGTGACAGCAGCGTCGAGGTCACCCTCGAGGTGCACTTCTCCTGGGCGTAAGTCGCGTCTCAAAACCAGAACAGGGGTTGCGTTGTCGGTGGCGTCGTACAGACTGCTCTCATGTACGCACCGGCGCCGCTCCGACGGCAACTGAGCCGGTCCGGGCTTCTGCTGCTCGGACCGGCCTTCGTTGCGGCCGTCGCGTACGTCGATCCGGGGAACTTCGCGACCAACATCGCGGCCGGCGCTACGTACGGTTACCTGCTCTGCTGGGTGGTCGTCGGCGCCAACCTGATGGCCGTCCTGGTGCAGTACCTTGCCGCCAAGGCAAGCATCGCCACCGGGCGGACCCTGCCGCAGCTGTGCCGTGACCACTTCCGGCGGTCGACGTCGACCGGGCTGTGGGCGCAGGCCGAGGTGGTGGCGATCGCGACCGACCTGGCCGAGGTCGTCGGCGGTGCCATCGCGCTGAACCTGCTGTTCAACATTCCCCTCCTGCTCGGCGGAGCGATCACCGGCGCCGTGTCCTTCGGCTTGCTGATCTACCAGTCCAAGCGCGGGCAACGCCCGTTCGAGGCAGCGATCATCGGTCTGCTCGCCGTCGTACTCATCGGCTTCGTCGTCTCGACAGCCAAGTCGGACCCGTCCGCGAGCGGCGTGGTCGGCGGCCTCGTCCCCCGCCTCGACGGCACCCAATCCCTCGTGCTCGCCGCCGGCATGCTCGGCGCAACCGTCATGCCGCACGCGATCTGGCTGCACGGCGCCCTCGTCACCGACCGCCATTGGAAGAGCATCCGCTCCCAGGAAGGCAAATCACGCGTACTGCGTGCCACCCGCCTGGACGTCGCGATCGCGATGGCGCTGGCCGGCGCGGTCAACCTGGCGATGGTCGTCCTGGCCGCGGCCGCGCTGAAGGGCACCGGCGCCGACTCGCTCGACGCGGCCCACATCGCGATCGGCGACCGTCTCGGCCAGCTTCCGGCCCTGTTGTTCGCGCTCGCCCTGCTGGCCAGCGGTTTCGCCTCCTCCTCGGTCGGGACGTACGCCGGTTCCGTGATCCTGGACGGCTTCTGGCGGCGCCATGTCCCGCTGGCGGTCCGCCGCCTGATCACGCTGATCCCGGCCCTGCTGGTGCTCGCGATCGGCATCGACCCCAGCCGCGCACTGGTCGTTTCGCAGGTCGTCCTGAGCTTCGGCATCCCCTGCGCGCTCTGGCCGTTGGTGAGATTGACCGCATCCCGGCGCGTCATGGGTAACCTTGTCAACCGCTGGGCGACTACTCTCGCGGCATGCCTGGTAGCGACCGCCGTCACGGCCCTCAACGTCGTACTGATCGTGCTGACCATTCGGGGATGACGTGACCCGGGTGTTCGCCGTGAGCGACATCCACGGCCACCTGGAGAAACTGACCGCCGCTCTGCACGACGCGGGCCTCACCGATGCCGATGGCAACTGGGCCGGCGAGGACGCCCGGCTGTGGTTCCTCGGCGACTTCTTCGACCGCGGCCCGGACGGCATCGGCGTACTGCGCCATGTCCGCAAGCTGATCGAGCAGGCGCCGGACGGCGCGATCCAGATGCTGCTCGGCAACCACGAGATCCTCGCGCTCGGGATGCGGAAGTTCGGCGACACGTTCGTCCCGCACGACGGCCTCACGCTGCGCAGCTTCGAGCGTTCCTGGGCCCTGAACGGCGGCCAGGACCGCGACCAGGAGCTGCTCACCGACGACGACACCGACTGGCTGCTCGACCGGCCGATGCTCGCACTCGACGCGGACCACCTGCTGATGCACTCCGACACCTCGGAGTACGTCGAGTGGGGCGACTCGCTCGACGCCATCAACGCCGCGGCGAGCGCCGAACTGCACTCCGACGACATCGAGGTGTGGTGGGAGATCTGGCGCCGGATGACGTCGCGGTATGCGTTCCGCGGTGACGGCGGGCCGGAGATCGCGCGCATCCTGCTGCAGCACCTCGGCGGTCGCCGGATCGTCCACGGCCACAGCATCGTCGCCGACCAGCTCGGCATCGACCCGCAGTTCCTGACCGACCCGCTCCTGTACGCCGACGGACTCGTGCTGGGCATCGACGGCGGCGCGTTCGACGGCGGACCGTGCCTGGTCGTCGAACTGGAAGAGCTCACCGCGGACTGAGGCGATCACCACCACGAGTGCCGCCGGCAGGACGTTCGCTACTTGTCGGCCGTGAGGGTGCCGCCGATGGCCCAGCTGTCCGGCGGGGTCTCCTGGATCCAGACCTGGACGCTCTCGGCCGGAACGCCGAGGCTGTCGACGAACGCGTCGGTGACCTTCTGGACGAGTTCGCGCTTGAGCTCCGGGGTCCGCGGGCCTTGCAGGACGGTGACGATGGGCATCTGATTCCCTTTCTCTGTGGGGTTCTGAGCCCATTCCAGCCGTCGTCGCCGCCGGGAACGAGACGCACATCCGATGTGCAGTCATCACTCGAACTGATGGGACGCCTTCCGGCAGGCTTCGAGCAGTACGGCGAGGTCGCCGCCGACCGTGGTGCCGGCGGGAACGGCGAGGCTCGTGGTCAACGCGAGCCGCGGCTTCGGCCGACGGAACGCGACCCGTCCTTCGCGGAGCAGCCGGGCGTGCGACTCGTAGATGACCGTCCAACTGAGGCTGCCTGCGCCGATCGCGGCGTGGGTGTCCTGGAGGCTGCTGGAGCGGGGGCCGAGGACGGGCTCGAAGCCAGCGGCGGCGCAGGCCGACATGACCAGGTCGACCAGCGGCGGATTGGTACGCCGTTGGGTGATGCGGAGGGGGAGGTCTCGGAGGTCTTTCAGCTCGACCTCGGGCTCCTCAGCGACCGCAGCCGGCAGGGCGATCAGCAAGTCGTCTTCCAAGACCGGGACGAACTCCAGGCCGGCTGCTTCGTCGAGGCCGCGGACGAAAGCCGCGTCGAGTTGGCCGCTGCGGACTCGGTCGAGTCTCGCGCGGGTCGAGGTGCTGACGAGGTCGACGTGCAGGTCCTGGGACGAGAGCTCCGCGACCACGGTCTCGAGGCGTTCTCCCAGACCGGTGCTGGTTCCCAGGCGGAGCGTTCTGGCCTCACCGGTTGCCGCGGCGCGGGCGGACTCCACCGAGGCGAGGACCGTGCGGGCTGCCGGGAGGAAGCGTTGGCCGGCTTCGGTGAGGCGGATGGCGCGGGCGGAGCGGTCGAAGAGGAGTACGTCGAGCTCGCGTTCGAGGCGGGCGATCTGCTGGCTCACGCCGGGCTGGCCGATGCCGAGCTGTTCGGCGGCGCGGCCGAAGTTCAGGACCTCGGCGACGGTCACGAAGTACTGGATCTGCCGTAGCTCCACGCTGAACATGATCTCCCCGGGAATGACCTCGCTGCGACCGGGGTTGTCAGCGGGTATGGCGGAGAAGACTGTGAAGATTCCCGGACCGGACCACCCGATCACCGTCGGGAAGAACCCGGACCGCGTGGTCGTGAAGGTCGGCGACCAGGTGATCGCGGACACGCACGAGGCGCTGTCGCTGCAGGAAGCGAACTATCCGGCGGTGCAGTACATCCCACGCAAGGACGTCGACCTCACGCTGCTCGAGCGGACCGACCACGCGTCGTACTGCCCCTACAAGGGCGACGCGGCGTACTACAGCGTCCTCCCCGCCGGGGCGGACGGGGTGAACGCGGTCTGGACCTACGAGCAGCCGTACGACGCGGTCGCGGACATCCGCGAGCACGTCGCGTTCTACCCCGACAAGGTGTCGATCGAGATCATCGCCGACTGACGAAGTCGGTGAGGACCGGAGCGAGCAGCTCCGGTGGTACGACGTGGTGGTGGCCCGCGAGCTCGACGAGTTCGGCCGCGGGCAGGATCGTCGCGATCCGATGCGCCGCGTCGACCATGAACGGCGCCGACGCCGTACCCGCGAGGACCAGCGTCTCCGGCTTGATGGTGCGCAGCAGATCGACCGGAGTACCGGTGCCGGCCAGGCCGTGTTCCATCACCGCGAAGTCGTAGCCGAGCGTCGGAGCGCGGTCGGCAAGACTCGGCGCGTACTCGAGCGCCTCCTGCTTCGGCATTCCCGTCATCATCAGGAACAGCTCGACGGCCTCCCGGTTCTGCCCCTCGCGGATCAGCTCGAGCACCTGCTCGCCGTCGTCCGACGGATCCACGTCGTCCGGCCCGTACGGCGGCTCGTGCAGCATGACGTGCGTGAACGGCAGCCCGGTGCTCGCTGCGACCGCTGCCAGTCCGGCGCCGGACGAGTGCCCGTAGATGGCCGCCGTACCGCCAAGAGCTGTGACCAGTGCGGCGATGTCGTCCACCTCGCGCTGCACGGCGTACGACGTACTGTCGCCGGAGTCACCGCGGCCGCGCCGGTCGTACGTCACGACGTCGAAGTCGCTGGCGAGTACGTCGGCCAGCGGCCGGAGCGACTGCCGGTCGCACAGCGCTCCCCCGGCCAGGACCAACGGGTGCCCGCTGCCCAGTCGGTCGTAGGCGATCGTCGTACCGTCCGCAGACGTCACTGTCTCCATGCTGTCCCTCCAGTTCGGCGTTGACGACTGTGACGTCGGAGCCGAGTTGCAGCTTTCGACATATCTGTTGGCGGTTGACCGGCCTGAGTGATTCACTGCGTTCCGATGATCACCAGAGTCGACACCTACCTCCATAGCGTCCCGCTGTCCGGCGCGGTTGCCGAGCAGGTGGGACCGTTCACCTTGTTCCGCAGTACGACGATCTGGCCGTACTACGCGCGCCCGGTGCCGGGATCCGGCGCCGAGATCAAGCCGGACGACGTCGAGCTCGTGCGGGCGCGGTGTGCCGAACTGGAGATCCCGCTGAGCTTCGAGTGGGTCGTGGACACCTGTCCGTCGCTCGGACCGGCTGCGGCTGCGGCGGGCCTGACCGTGGTCGAGCACCCGTTGCTGGTGCTGGAGCGTGACGACTTCCAACCTGTCGTGGCTGACGCCCGCGTGGAGATCCTGTCCGCGGACGAGGAGCAGGTCCGGCAGGCTCGTGCGGTCGCCAACCTGGCGTTCAGCGACCCAGGTACCGCGGTCGGCGCCGCTGGACCGGCGGAACGGGATGCGGCCGCGGCCGCGACACGGGACGAACTGGTGGCGGCGCTGCGAGACCGCGCTCTCCGAGGTGTCTCGGTGAGCGCCGGAGCCTTCACCGAGGACGGCATGGTGGCCAGCGGAACGCATCAGCCGGTCGACTCCACCACGGAGATCGTCGGCGTCGGCACACTCCCGTCCATGCGCCGCCGCGGCCTGGGAGCGGCCGTCACGTCGGCGCTGGTCGAGCACGCTCTCTCGCACGGCGTGGACCTCGTACTCCTCTCAGCCGAGTCGGACGCGGTAGCGGCCGTCTACGAACGCGTCGGCTTCCACCGGATCGGGAGCGCCGGAGCAGCAGAGTGACCGGCAGCCCGACCACGCGCCTCGTCGTACTGCGCGGGAACTCGGGCTCCGGCAAATCCACCACCGCGAAAGCACTGCGTGAACGCCTCGGCCGCGGCACGGCCTGGGTCGAGCAGGACCATGTCCGGCGGATCCTGCTCCGCGAACACGACCTCCCGGGCGGCGTGAACATCGGACTGATCGATCTGAACGCCCGCTACGCGCTGGACCACGGGTACGACGTGGTGCTCGAGGGCATCATGAACTCCGGCCGCTACGGCGACATGCTCCGCCGACTGACAGCTGACCACCGTGGGACGACGCTGCACTACTACTTCGACATCCCGTTCGAGGAGACCGCCGTACGTCATGCCACCCGGGAGCTGGC carries:
- a CDS encoding Nramp family divalent metal transporter gives rise to the protein MYAPAPLRRQLSRSGLLLLGPAFVAAVAYVDPGNFATNIAAGATYGYLLCWVVVGANLMAVLVQYLAAKASIATGRTLPQLCRDHFRRSTSTGLWAQAEVVAIATDLAEVVGGAIALNLLFNIPLLLGGAITGAVSFGLLIYQSKRGQRPFEAAIIGLLAVVLIGFVVSTAKSDPSASGVVGGLVPRLDGTQSLVLAAGMLGATVMPHAIWLHGALVTDRHWKSIRSQEGKSRVLRATRLDVAIAMALAGAVNLAMVVLAAAALKGTGADSLDAAHIAIGDRLGQLPALLFALALLASGFASSSVGTYAGSVILDGFWRRHVPLAVRRLITLIPALLVLAIGIDPSRALVVSQVVLSFGIPCALWPLVRLTASRRVMGNLVNRWATTLAACLVATAVTALNVVLIVLTIRG
- a CDS encoding restriction endonuclease, whose product is MDRSMEGHARSDRPPGRTAEAAQRTAAVQERVQALGGILADALAVDVNGTDLQTLKRAPRRAPPTVSPADLETHPGPVWDAFVPHPPIRWWGAKRRFARRLADAEDRFAEAIERHRAAEETRRERVAKALREQVEHQRRLDEATAEQHARIDAYERAVENRGRAAVTRYFTKALDRVPEPLDFPRRRKVGYVPESTLLAVEWDLPDVSVVPAEASYRYDRSLDTVLAVRRDPVELRRLYQQLVAQLALRALHLIFGSDRYGVVDTVVFNGMVESVDLTTGQTVRPCLITLRATREQFQALVLDQLDPVACVRHYFAAEVSRHPEELQPVEPVLEFDLADPRTIEAVDVISEIDARPNLLDLSPESFEHLVHNLLTRMGLETRLFRRGTDGGIDCVAYDPRPITGGKFVVQAKLWTRTVPPSAVRDLFGTVVDAGATKGILITTSGFGPTSYQFANGKPLQLIDGTALLSLCHLHNIPARIIPRAS
- a CDS encoding metallophosphoesterase, yielding MSDIHGHLEKLTAALHDAGLTDADGNWAGEDARLWFLGDFFDRGPDGIGVLRHVRKLIEQAPDGAIQMLLGNHEILALGMRKFGDTFVPHDGLTLRSFERSWALNGGQDRDQELLTDDDTDWLLDRPMLALDADHLLMHSDTSEYVEWGDSLDAINAAASAELHSDDIEVWWEIWRRMTSRYAFRGDGGPEIARILLQHLGGRRIVHGHSIVADQLGIDPQFLTDPLLYADGLVLGIDGGAFDGGPCLVVELEELTAD
- a CDS encoding AMP-binding protein gives rise to the protein MSLPSYASGVSEVPLLGETIGANLRRTISEYGDREALVEVQSGRRWTYDEFGAEVELVARGLMARGIAKGDRVGIWAPNQAEWTITQYATALMGAILVNINPAYRTHELAYALNQSGVRMLVSATEFKTSNYREMVDEVRPKCPALEETVYLGTGDWDALRDDAGRVTVDQLNQREAELSFDDPINIQYTSGTTGFPKGATLSHHNILNNGFFVTETIAFTADDRLCIPVPFYHCFGMVMGNLGCTTHGACMVIPGPAFDPAATLKAVQDERCTGLYGVPTMFIAELGLPDFAEYDLTSLRTGVMAGSPCPVEVMKRCVADMHMAEVAICYGMTETSPVSTQTRRDDDLDRRTSTVGRVMPHVEVKLVDPATGLVVPRNEPGELCTRGYSVMLGYWDEPEKTAEAIDQARWMHTGDLATMREDGYVNIVGRIKDMVIRGGENVYPREIEEFLYTHPSIADVQVIGVPDERYGEELCAWIKLKPGADPLDAEAIKAFATGKLAHFKIPKYVLLVDDFPMTVTGKIRKVEMRERSVELLGLT
- a CDS encoding SIMPL domain-containing protein, whose protein sequence is MDTGVSVVGSGQVSGTPDVLRATFGVEAFAPDVASAVARVGELTEAVTAALRGRGVLESQLGTSAVNVFQHYREPGTDVGFQASHMIHVETKDLTGFGALLNAAVDAAGNSLTLNGLQFDIEDKSELLVQARELAFQQARTKAGHLAALAGFSLGSVTGIAETQNAFPIRRAYNAGKAADLGGAINVIPGDSSVEVTLEVHFSWA